One genomic segment of Streptomyces liangshanensis includes these proteins:
- a CDS encoding DUF3073 domain-containing protein: MGRGRAKAKQTKVARQLKYNSGGTDLSRLANELGASPTSQPPNAEPFEDDEEEDDPYAQYADRYNDDEDEDDESGPSAQRRGA, encoded by the coding sequence ATGGGGCGCGGCCGGGCCAAGGCCAAGCAGACGAAGGTCGCCCGCCAGCTGAAGTACAACAGCGGCGGGACAGATCTGTCGCGTCTGGCCAATGAGCTGGGCGCATCACCTACGAGTCAACCGCCGAACGCGGAGCCGTTCGAGGATGACGAAGAGGAAGATGACCCGTACGCACAGTATGCGGATCGGTACAACGACGACGAGGACGAGGACGACGAGTCCGGACCCTCGGCGCAGCGCCGCGGCGCTTGA
- a CDS encoding Leu/Phe/Val dehydrogenase, with protein MTDVTDGVLHTLFRSEQGGHEQVVLCQDRRSGLKAVIALHSTALGPGLGGTRFYPYASEEAAVADALNLSRGMSYKNALAGLDHGGGKAVIIGDPEQIKSEELLLAHGRFVASLGGRYVTACDVGTYVADMDVVARECRWTTGRSPENGGAGDSSVLTAFGVFQGMRASAEHQWGDPSLRGRTVGVAGVGKVGHHLVGHLLQDGARVVVTDVRDESVRRLTDLYPEVTVVADTDTLIRTEGLDIYAPCALGGVLDDVTVPALTATVVCGAANNQLAHPGVEKDLADRGILYAPDYVVNAGGVIQVADELNGFDFERCRAKAAKIFDTTLSIFARAKEDGIPPAAAADRIAEHRMAEARPR; from the coding sequence GTGACCGATGTGACCGACGGCGTCCTGCACACCCTGTTCCGATCGGAGCAGGGTGGCCACGAGCAGGTCGTGCTCTGCCAGGACCGCCGCAGCGGCCTCAAGGCCGTCATCGCCCTCCACTCGACCGCCCTGGGCCCCGGCCTGGGCGGCACCCGCTTCTACCCGTACGCCTCCGAGGAGGCGGCCGTCGCCGACGCGCTGAACCTCTCCCGGGGCATGTCGTACAAGAACGCCCTGGCCGGGCTCGACCACGGCGGCGGCAAGGCCGTGATCATCGGCGACCCGGAGCAGATCAAGTCGGAGGAGCTGCTCCTCGCGCACGGGCGGTTCGTCGCCTCGCTCGGCGGCCGGTACGTCACGGCCTGCGACGTCGGCACGTACGTGGCGGACATGGACGTGGTGGCCCGCGAGTGCCGCTGGACCACCGGCCGCTCCCCCGAGAACGGCGGCGCCGGCGACTCGTCCGTGCTGACGGCCTTCGGGGTCTTCCAGGGCATGCGCGCCAGCGCCGAGCACCAGTGGGGCGACCCGTCGCTGCGGGGCAGGACCGTGGGCGTCGCGGGCGTCGGCAAGGTCGGGCACCACCTGGTCGGGCACCTGCTCCAGGACGGGGCGCGCGTGGTCGTCACGGACGTGCGGGACGAGTCCGTACGGCGCCTCACGGACCTGTATCCCGAGGTCACCGTCGTCGCCGACACCGACACCCTGATCCGTACCGAGGGCCTGGACATCTACGCGCCCTGCGCGCTCGGCGGCGTGCTGGACGACGTCACCGTGCCCGCCCTCACCGCGACGGTGGTGTGCGGGGCGGCCAACAACCAGCTCGCCCACCCGGGCGTCGAGAAGGACCTCGCCGACCGCGGGATCCTCTACGCGCCCGACTACGTGGTCAACGCCGGCGGGGTCATCCAGGTCGCCGACGAGCTGAACGGGTTCGACTTCGAGCGGTGCCGCGCGAAGGCCGCGAAGATCTTCGACACCACTCTTTCCATCTTCGCACGTGCGAAGGAGGACGGGATTCCGCCGGCCGCGGCGGCCGACAGGATCGCCGAGCACCGGATGGCCGAGGCCCGCCCCCGGTGA
- the bldC gene encoding developmental transcriptional regulator BldC gives MTARTPDAEPLLTPAEVATMFRVDPKTVTRWAKAGKLTSIRTLGGHRRYREAEVRALLAGIPQQRSEA, from the coding sequence ATGACCGCTCGCACCCCTGACGCCGAGCCGCTGCTGACCCCGGCTGAGGTTGCCACGATGTTCCGTGTGGACCCGAAGACGGTCACACGCTGGGCAAAGGCCGGCAAGCTCACGTCCATCCGCACGCTCGGTGGGCATCGCCGGTATCGCGAGGCAGAGGTTCGCGCACTGCTCGCGGGCATTCCGCAGCAGCGCAGCGAGGCCTGA